A genome region from Chryseobacterium sp. G0186 includes the following:
- a CDS encoding TIGR01777 family oxidoreductase, translating into MKIIIAGGTGFLGENLEEYFTEKGDEVYILTRNPKRSNEMYWDAKTIGEWKSLLEETDVLINLTGKSVDCRYHDQNKKEIYTSRINSTKVLQEAIDLCAHKPKIWMNASSATIYVHSEKQLNTEENGIIGDDFSMNICKSWEKEFFKTENEEIRKVALRTSIVLGYNGGAFPKLRMITKLGLGGKQGRGNQKVSWIHIEDFCRAVEWMIQNENMKGAINITAPHPISNEEMMKKMRKQFNAPFGMNAPVWQLEIASLFLNTETELLLKSRNVYPEKLLKSGFQFLYTDFDKAVITLAKS; encoded by the coding sequence ATGAAAATAATAATAGCTGGTGGCACGGGATTCCTTGGTGAAAACCTTGAAGAATATTTTACTGAGAAAGGAGATGAGGTGTATATTCTGACCAGAAATCCAAAACGTAGCAATGAGATGTATTGGGATGCAAAAACAATTGGTGAATGGAAAAGTCTTCTTGAAGAGACAGATGTTCTGATCAACCTTACAGGAAAATCAGTGGATTGCCGTTATCATGATCAAAATAAAAAGGAGATCTATACTTCAAGAATTAACAGTACCAAAGTGTTGCAGGAAGCGATAGACCTTTGTGCTCACAAACCTAAAATTTGGATGAATGCAAGCTCTGCCACCATTTATGTGCATTCAGAAAAACAATTGAATACAGAAGAAAACGGTATTATTGGTGATGATTTTTCAATGAACATATGCAAAAGCTGGGAAAAGGAGTTTTTTAAGACCGAAAATGAGGAAATCCGAAAAGTAGCTCTTCGTACTTCTATCGTTCTGGGATATAATGGAGGGGCTTTTCCCAAATTAAGAATGATTACGAAATTAGGTCTGGGAGGAAAGCAGGGAAGAGGAAATCAAAAGGTAAGCTGGATTCATATTGAAGATTTTTGCAGGGCTGTGGAATGGATGATTCAGAATGAAAACATGAAGGGTGCAATTAATATTACGGCTCCTCATCCAATATCTAATGAAGAAATGATGAAAAAAATGAGAAAACAGTTCAATGCTCCGTTTGGAATGAATGCTCCGGTCTGGCAGTTGGAAATAGCTTCTTTATTTTTAAATACAGAGACAGAATTATTACTTAAAAGCAGAAATGTTTATCCTGAAAAATTGTTGAAAAGTGGATTTCAGTT
- a CDS encoding YqjF family protein — translation MNFLKAEWRKLAIINYEINPDILLKYLPVGTELDFYQDKCYVSLVGFMFLNTKLMGFPIPFHRNFEEVNLRFYVKKKENGIWKRGVVFIKEIVPKPALSFVANSVYKENYHTMPMKNLIHEKEDELLIKYSWKDKSWHSIHITAENRAKPMEADSEFEFITEHYFGFTKKENQTSEYEVCHPKWDCYSVKDHHLEIDFQKIYGRDFEYLNAQEPISVMLAEGSEIEVKTKKYII, via the coding sequence ATGAATTTTTTAAAAGCCGAATGGCGAAAATTAGCCATCATTAATTACGAAATCAACCCTGATATATTGTTGAAATATCTGCCTGTAGGAACGGAACTGGATTTTTATCAAGATAAATGCTATGTCAGTTTAGTGGGTTTTATGTTTTTAAACACAAAGCTAATGGGCTTTCCCATTCCTTTTCATCGTAATTTTGAAGAAGTCAATCTTAGATTTTATGTAAAGAAAAAAGAAAATGGAATTTGGAAGAGAGGCGTGGTTTTCATTAAAGAAATCGTTCCCAAACCTGCTTTAAGCTTTGTAGCAAATTCTGTGTATAAAGAAAACTACCATACCATGCCCATGAAAAATCTGATTCACGAGAAGGAAGATGAACTGCTGATCAAGTATTCCTGGAAAGATAAAAGCTGGCACTCTATTCATATTACGGCAGAAAATAGAGCAAAGCCAATGGAAGCAGATTCTGAATTTGAATTCATCACAGAACATTATTTTGGATTTACAAAGAAGGAAAATCAAACCTCCGAATATGAAGTATGTCATCCAAAATGGGACTGTTATTCTGTAAAAGATCACCATCTGGAAATAGATTTTCAGAAGATCTACGGAAGAGACTTTGAATACTTAAATGCTCAGGAACCTATTTCAGTGATGCTGGCAGAAGGTTCTGAAATAGAAGTAAAAACAAAGAAATATATTATTTAA
- a CDS encoding SRPBCC family protein: MSRIYLETVINADIHCVFDLARDIDLHQNSTSKTHEKAIAGRTSGLIEENETVTWRAKHLGVYQTLTTKIISMDKPIQFTDEMQKGAFKSLHHQHIFKTVNGKTVMTDIFEFESPLGCIGKFFNKFFLKNYLTNFLLERNKMIKTVAESNSVIDMKKQFS; the protein is encoded by the coding sequence ATGTCAAGAATTTATTTAGAAACCGTAATCAACGCTGATATTCATTGTGTTTTTGATTTGGCAAGAGATATTGATCTGCACCAGAATTCAACCTCAAAAACCCACGAAAAAGCAATTGCAGGACGGACATCCGGCCTCATTGAAGAAAACGAAACGGTAACCTGGAGAGCAAAACATCTTGGAGTGTATCAAACCCTCACCACAAAGATTATCAGTATGGATAAACCCATTCAATTTACTGATGAGATGCAAAAAGGAGCTTTCAAATCCCTCCACCATCAGCATATCTTCAAAACGGTAAACGGAAAGACAGTGATGACAGACATTTTTGAGTTTGAATCACCATTAGGATGTATCGGAAAGTTCTTCAATAAGTTTTTCCTTAAAAACTACCTTACAAATTTTCTATTGGAGAGAAACAAAATGATAAAAACCGTTGCAGAATCTAATTCTGTAATTGATATGAAAAAGCAGTTTAGCTAA
- a CDS encoding fatty acid desaturase family protein — MNPLELTKIVEWKDLRKLSVKEMLIENNISLPWLFISLFLAYNKYYWLALPFSGFYFLTALRQVHNGFHNSLGTGKLLTWLSLYLNSLTMMASIHAVKFNHIRHHKFCLSEEDYEGKSASMKWYQAILYGPKHMFLIHWITFKKANTKYRKNMLLELISIAVLMVIVFYFQIHFLMYHVLVMIFGEFLMAFFAVWTVHHDTHENPAMARTQRGFWKNKMTFSMFYHMEHHLFPAVPTIKLPELAERIDKTLPELNKKQTF; from the coding sequence ATGAATCCTCTTGAACTTACCAAAATTGTAGAATGGAAAGACCTCCGAAAACTTTCTGTAAAGGAAATGCTGATTGAAAATAACATCAGCCTGCCATGGCTTTTCATTTCATTATTCCTTGCTTACAATAAATACTATTGGCTCGCACTGCCTTTTTCGGGGTTTTATTTTCTGACGGCACTCAGACAGGTTCATAATGGCTTTCACAATTCTCTGGGGACAGGAAAGCTCCTGACATGGTTATCTCTGTACCTCAATAGCCTTACGATGATGGCTTCCATTCATGCTGTAAAGTTCAACCATATCAGACATCATAAATTTTGTCTTTCAGAAGAAGACTATGAGGGAAAATCAGCGTCTATGAAATGGTACCAAGCTATTTTATATGGTCCCAAGCATATGTTTTTAATTCATTGGATCACCTTTAAAAAGGCTAATACAAAATACAGGAAAAATATGCTTTTGGAACTGATTTCTATTGCTGTTTTGATGGTCATTGTATTTTATTTTCAAATTCATTTCCTGATGTATCATGTGCTGGTGATGATCTTTGGTGAGTTTTTGATGGCCTTTTTCGCAGTCTGGACAGTTCATCATGATACCCATGAAAATCCAGCCATGGCAAGAACACAACGGGGATTTTGGAAAAACAAGATGACTTTCAGTATGTTTTATCATATGGAACATCATCTTTTCCCGGCGGTGCCAACCATTAAGCTTCCGGAGCTTGCGGAAAGAATAGACAAGACTTTACCTGAACTGAATAAAAAACAAACCTTTTGA
- a CDS encoding GbsR/MarR family transcriptional regulator translates to MQLSEAKEKYIQTWGTFATNWGINRTMAQVHALLLASGKPLSTDEVMEQLEISRGNANMNLRALIDWGIVRKEFIKGDRKEYFVAEKDVWYLFKQITKERRKREIEPVISFLEELRNIDDDESEEAKDFIKLMNDFSSVTGKINNIMDLAIKSDDHWLVGKITNLLK, encoded by the coding sequence ATGCAACTTTCAGAAGCAAAAGAAAAATACATTCAGACCTGGGGAACCTTTGCTACCAATTGGGGAATCAACCGTACAATGGCACAGGTACATGCATTGCTTTTGGCAAGTGGTAAGCCACTGTCTACCGATGAGGTAATGGAACAGTTGGAAATTTCAAGAGGAAATGCCAACATGAATCTCCGCGCCCTGATAGATTGGGGAATTGTAAGAAAGGAATTTATAAAAGGCGACAGAAAAGAATACTTTGTAGCAGAAAAAGATGTCTGGTACCTTTTCAAGCAGATTACCAAGGAACGAAGAAAAAGAGAAATTGAACCAGTAATCTCTTTTCTGGAAGAACTAAGAAATATTGATGATGACGAATCAGAAGAAGCAAAAGACTTCATTAAGCTTATGAATGATTTTAGCTCAGTAACAGGAAAGATCAATAATATTATGGATCTGGCGATAAAGAGTGATGACCACTGGCTGGTAGGTAAAATTACCAATCTGCTGAAATAG
- a CDS encoding TonB-dependent receptor plug domain-containing protein, which yields MNPKLTLYIIVLSLLFSSALLKAQNSFQDFEKEKTYIQTNHVFYKPGEEMYFKIYVVKGKSNLPTEDSKIVNFELIDPSGSVLKKLKYEITNGYAEGAFNFSEDMKGGIYKIRAYTNWMQNEEGKNAFEKEITLQKIVSPRILMKLDFPKKGYGPGDEVNADFSMRSLSNLPIPFYEADYTAMHNGENVSEGKLITDKNGKYLLRFKLPESLKSSDALLNIKVSFDGFTESISRNIPIVLNKLDIKFMPEGGTLINGIEQNIAFKVLDEFEKPVDAVLAVYNQNHEKITEVSAYNFGMGSFLFTPKKGETYHAKVIKPENISSFYQLPVAKNEGVVLNIKKENKLLLLNIISTQERRIILTGNFRGKEVYSKEVVLKNGINSLELPEKDFPVGISRFTLLEDNIPLAERIIFTNKNQQIKVQIKPVKQFYQPREKVVLDIETTDENNQPLSANLAVSVIDDKLWTYADDKQNHIISWLLMDSELKGKIEKPQFYFDKKEEKADKSLDLVMLTNGYRYFEPIPEVMKTGKYKFLPENKNAIYGIVEDENKKPVKTDVFLIDTYTETILRQTTTENGQFYFSGLDRLLSYKIIAKSSIPKHKLKIRILSYKLNINPLTKQKLTNIDVEEIIKEAEIKEKPKEKPTKPAEFKKSDDTYDTTRTKSIEEVVFVGYSSVINKKSLTASASLVTSEEIQNPNLGSLLQGKVAGVAITPAGEPQSANIRLRGFSSLQNKSPLYVVDGIPVENLNIINPGDINNITVLKDAAATAVYGSRAANGVVIITSTKHSLAPAKWDITPKSYFAIEEIPRDSLLEYSVGRKFSYPVYKTVNTSYRFDYREALYWNPVVETDKKGKAKVEFYNSDANSTFRVITEGISASGLLGRDETTYAAQSLISIDAKIPQYLTRTDQMSIPVVIKNNSSETKKMRMDVIVPNYVKLIQADSLITLKPLESGRLFVKIQTDEVVNSNIQFTVRSGDFREALILPFKVDEKGFPHRYSLINNKSENTKVDIPEYINGSMVSSYYVFTNTALQMFEDLESLKKEPYGCFEQLSSTVYPNIFILDYLKSSKKIDGTTENLVIRNLKKGFQKMLSFKNRDGGFGYFNTSESDVALSAFALLEFTDLKKYVAADAKLMQGLTSFILAKKQGNGLFDVRRNYESKEAYSEYSWAKNMYVLYALSKLGFKNEIEDSYQVMLNRVWVTKDTYQMALLANASANLGKQKEYNDLMLALHKQYEDKNLKIQTTFTGSRGISADAETLSLYMMALQKEEKLNQLKITEAADQLISYNGYYGFGSTQATSLAIEALSDFFSKNEKLYGNEKPTIKINNALVSPDVSIASAYKTGENKISIDYPTLKGLPYKLEYQYYTLQAPISTDIPVTLETKLKSENTKVGETNRLIVTVKNKINGQLPMTVAKIGIPAGLTLQNALLKDLIDKKQISYYEIFDNYLVLYWEHFDSEETKTINLDLKVEFAGTYTGKSSNVYLYYMPEFKHWNQGITTHIEP from the coding sequence ATGAATCCTAAACTTACATTATATATTATAGTATTGAGCCTGCTTTTTTCATCTGCATTGTTAAAGGCACAGAACTCATTTCAGGATTTTGAAAAAGAAAAAACCTACATTCAGACCAATCATGTTTTTTATAAACCCGGTGAAGAAATGTATTTTAAAATATACGTGGTAAAAGGGAAGAGCAATCTTCCGACAGAAGACAGTAAGATTGTCAATTTTGAATTGATTGACCCAAGCGGAAGTGTTTTAAAAAAATTAAAATATGAAATTACCAACGGATATGCCGAGGGGGCATTCAATTTTTCAGAAGACATGAAAGGGGGAATCTATAAGATTAGAGCCTATACCAACTGGATGCAGAACGAAGAAGGTAAAAATGCCTTTGAAAAAGAAATTACTCTGCAGAAAATTGTCTCCCCAAGAATTTTGATGAAGCTGGATTTTCCTAAAAAGGGATATGGTCCCGGAGATGAGGTAAATGCAGATTTTTCCATGAGAAGTTTAAGCAACCTGCCCATTCCTTTCTATGAAGCAGATTATACGGCGATGCATAATGGAGAAAACGTTTCAGAGGGAAAATTGATCACGGATAAAAATGGCAAATACCTTTTAAGGTTTAAGCTTCCGGAGAGTTTAAAATCCTCTGATGCCCTTTTGAATATCAAAGTTAGTTTTGATGGATTTACAGAATCTATTTCAAGGAATATCCCTATTGTACTGAATAAGCTGGATATAAAATTTATGCCCGAGGGAGGGACATTGATTAATGGAATAGAACAAAATATTGCTTTTAAGGTTTTGGATGAATTTGAAAAACCTGTAGATGCAGTTTTGGCGGTCTATAATCAGAATCACGAAAAAATAACTGAGGTTTCTGCCTATAATTTTGGAATGGGAAGCTTCCTTTTCACTCCAAAAAAAGGAGAAACTTACCATGCAAAAGTAATAAAACCGGAAAATATATCTTCATTCTATCAACTTCCTGTTGCTAAAAACGAGGGTGTCGTTTTAAACATTAAAAAAGAAAACAAACTATTACTGTTGAATATAATTTCTACACAGGAAAGAAGAATTATTCTGACAGGAAATTTCCGGGGAAAAGAAGTCTATAGTAAAGAAGTCGTATTGAAAAATGGAATCAATTCCCTTGAATTACCCGAGAAAGATTTTCCGGTTGGAATTTCTAGGTTTACCCTATTGGAAGATAATATTCCCCTTGCAGAACGTATTATTTTTACCAATAAGAACCAGCAGATAAAAGTACAGATTAAGCCTGTAAAGCAATTCTATCAGCCAAGGGAAAAAGTAGTATTGGATATTGAAACTACAGATGAAAACAATCAACCACTCTCTGCCAACCTGGCTGTAAGTGTGATTGATGATAAGCTTTGGACCTATGCCGATGATAAGCAGAACCATATTATTTCATGGCTTTTGATGGATTCTGAATTGAAAGGGAAAATTGAAAAACCTCAGTTTTATTTTGATAAAAAGGAAGAAAAAGCAGATAAAAGCCTGGATCTTGTCATGTTAACTAATGGATATCGGTATTTTGAGCCCATTCCGGAAGTAATGAAGACAGGGAAATATAAATTTCTTCCGGAAAATAAAAATGCCATTTACGGGATTGTAGAAGATGAAAATAAGAAACCTGTAAAAACTGATGTTTTTCTTATAGATACCTATACTGAAACGATCCTTAGACAAACTACAACAGAGAATGGTCAGTTTTATTTCTCAGGTTTAGATAGATTGTTGTCATATAAGATAATAGCTAAATCCTCTATCCCAAAACACAAATTGAAGATCAGGATCCTTTCTTATAAGCTAAACATTAACCCTTTAACCAAGCAAAAACTTACAAATATAGATGTTGAAGAGATTATAAAAGAAGCCGAAATAAAGGAAAAGCCTAAAGAAAAACCTACAAAACCCGCAGAGTTCAAGAAATCTGATGATACATATGATACCACAAGAACAAAAAGTATTGAAGAAGTTGTTTTTGTGGGATATTCATCTGTCATCAATAAAAAAAGTTTAACAGCTTCTGCCAGTTTAGTTACCAGTGAGGAAATCCAAAACCCCAATTTAGGATCATTATTACAAGGAAAAGTAGCGGGAGTTGCGATTACACCAGCTGGAGAACCACAATCTGCCAATATAAGGTTAAGAGGATTTAGCTCACTTCAAAATAAAAGCCCATTATATGTTGTAGATGGAATTCCGGTTGAGAATTTGAATATCATAAATCCTGGTGATATCAATAATATTACAGTACTTAAAGATGCTGCTGCAACAGCCGTTTATGGAAGCAGAGCTGCTAATGGAGTTGTCATTATTACTTCCACTAAACATAGTCTGGCTCCGGCTAAATGGGATATTACCCCAAAATCTTACTTCGCTATTGAAGAAATACCCAGAGATAGTCTTTTAGAATATTCAGTAGGGCGGAAATTTTCTTATCCTGTGTATAAAACAGTTAATACATCCTATAGATTTGACTACAGGGAAGCTTTGTATTGGAATCCTGTGGTGGAAACCGATAAAAAAGGTAAGGCAAAAGTTGAATTTTATAACTCCGATGCCAATTCCACTTTTAGAGTGATCACAGAGGGGATTTCTGCATCGGGACTTTTAGGGAGGGATGAAACTACTTATGCAGCCCAAAGTCTGATTTCAATAGATGCGAAGATCCCACAGTATTTAACAAGGACAGATCAAATGAGCATTCCGGTGGTCATTAAAAATAATTCCAGCGAAACCAAAAAAATGAGGATGGACGTTATTGTGCCTAATTATGTAAAGCTGATACAGGCTGACAGCTTGATTACGCTGAAGCCTTTGGAATCAGGAAGGTTATTTGTTAAAATACAGACGGATGAGGTTGTGAATTCCAATATTCAGTTTACAGTAAGATCAGGAGACTTCAGAGAAGCTTTGATTTTACCATTTAAAGTGGATGAAAAAGGATTCCCGCATCGATACTCTTTAATCAATAATAAATCGGAGAATACTAAAGTGGATATTCCGGAATATATCAATGGAAGTATGGTTTCGTCCTATTATGTATTTACCAATACTGCCCTGCAGATGTTTGAAGATCTCGAAAGTCTGAAAAAAGAACCTTATGGTTGCTTCGAACAGCTTTCCTCAACCGTTTATCCCAATATTTTTATCTTAGATTATTTAAAATCAAGCAAGAAAATTGATGGCACAACAGAAAATCTTGTGATCAGAAATCTGAAGAAAGGATTCCAGAAAATGCTGAGTTTTAAAAATAGAGACGGGGGCTTTGGGTACTTCAATACCTCAGAATCCGATGTGGCACTTTCTGCATTTGCCCTATTAGAGTTTACAGATCTAAAGAAATATGTAGCTGCCGATGCCAAACTGATGCAAGGGCTTACTTCATTTATTTTAGCAAAGAAACAGGGGAACGGACTTTTTGATGTAAGAAGAAATTACGAATCCAAAGAAGCTTATTCCGAGTACTCATGGGCGAAAAATATGTATGTTCTTTATGCACTGTCTAAACTTGGCTTTAAGAATGAAATTGAAGATTCCTATCAGGTAATGCTGAACAGGGTTTGGGTGACAAAAGATACTTATCAGATGGCCTTACTTGCCAATGCATCTGCCAACCTTGGAAAGCAAAAAGAGTATAATGACCTGATGCTGGCTCTTCACAAGCAGTATGAAGATAAAAACCTAAAAATCCAAACTACCTTTACTGGCTCCCGAGGAATCTCTGCTGATGCAGAAACACTTTCGCTGTATATGATGGCGCTTCAGAAAGAAGAAAAATTAAATCAGTTAAAAATTACTGAAGCAGCCGATCAATTGATCAGTTACAACGGATATTACGGTTTCGGATCTACCCAGGCAACCAGCTTAGCAATTGAAGCTTTATCTGATTTCTTTTCGAAAAATGAAAAACTGTATGGGAATGAAAAACCGACTATCAAAATAAATAATGCTCTAGTTTCACCCGATGTAAGTATTGCATCAGCCTATAAAACAGGGGAAAATAAGATCAGTATAGATTATCCAACCCTAAAAGGACTTCCCTATAAACTGGAATACCAATATTACACGCTACAGGCTCCGATAAGTACAGACATTCCTGTGACCCTGGAAACAAAGTTAAAATCTGAAAACACCAAGGTAGGAGAGACTAACAGATTGATTGTGACAGTTAAAAATAAAATTAATGGGCAGCTTCCAATGACTGTTGCCAAAATTGGTATTCCTGCAGGATTGACATTACAAAATGCTTTATTAAAGGATTTAATAGATAAAAAGCAGATTTCTTACTATGAGATTTTTGATAATTACCTTGTCTTATATTGGGAACATTTTGATTCTGAAGAAACAAAAACAATCAATCTCGATCTGAAAGTAGAGTTTGCAGGAACCTATACGGGGAAATCCAGTAATGTTTATCTATACTATATGCCTGAATTTAAACATTGGAATCAGGGAATCACCACTCATATTGAACCATAA